The following coding sequences are from one Halobaculum magnesiiphilum window:
- a CDS encoding plastocyanin/azurin family copper-binding protein, translated as MDRRSFLRATGAIATGSLATFAGCTGGDGGGSTPTSNPSETNTIAMITDGSEYYFDPIGLFVETGETVTWEIESGTHSSTAYEEGTGPAAETRIPDGAEGWDSETLSEGGATFEHTFEVPGTYDYFCIPHKSLGMVGRVVVGEPGGPAAGSTPPDGEVPDSQTIVDQGAVMYDEFSN; from the coding sequence ATGGACCGACGTTCATTCCTCAGAGCGACCGGTGCAATAGCGACTGGGAGCCTCGCGACATTCGCTGGGTGCACAGGTGGAGATGGTGGCGGCTCGACGCCAACCTCCAACCCTTCGGAGACGAACACAATCGCCATGATAACCGATGGTAGCGAGTACTATTTCGACCCCATCGGGCTGTTCGTCGAGACGGGCGAAACGGTCACCTGGGAGATCGAGAGTGGTACCCACTCGTCGACGGCGTACGAGGAGGGCACAGGACCGGCGGCCGAGACGCGGATCCCGGACGGCGCCGAAGGGTGGGATAGTGAGACATTGTCGGAAGGCGGTGCCACCTTCGAACATACCTTTGAGGTACCGGGGACCTACGACTATTTCTGCATCCCACACAAGAGTCTCGGGATGGTCGGCCGTGTCGTCGTCGGCGAACCTGGTGGCCCAGCGGCGGGCAGTACGCCACCGGACGGTGAGGTTCCGGACAGCCAGACCATCGTCGACCAAGGAGCAGTGATGTACGACGAATTCAGCAACTGA
- a CDS encoding inorganic phosphate transporter gives MASVILVLSIALIAALFMSFTVGANSNSAPVAPAVGANALGVLRAALIVGIVAGLGAILQGGSISETIGKDLVTGVTITPLAAAAALLTAATLITIGNSYGYPIPSAFTVTGAMIGAGIALGGGFAIHEYVVILGFWFAIPVVEGVLAYGLARGLRSDAVPETVGIPLLGGAVGYALANIQLTIIPTASGTQGSVARYLATTYQFLPTSVGGSYTFGMVAVSVAFGLLGLAGTRLLLQRDETAGINQFLVVLGLVVVFTSGGTQVGLATGPLETIFETDLQLPSIYLLALGGGGILLGAWIRGPRLVQAVSNEYASLGPRRSIAALIPAFLIAQLAIVLGIPISFNKVMIASIVGSGLAASSSGTSGVSPRKVGITIGSWVGSMVGAGLVSYGLYHLLNTVPGVG, from the coding sequence ATGGCATCTGTCATTCTCGTGTTGAGTATCGCGCTGATAGCAGCGTTGTTTATGTCGTTCACCGTCGGAGCGAATAGTAACTCAGCCCCCGTTGCGCCCGCCGTCGGGGCGAACGCACTCGGAGTTCTCCGAGCGGCCCTGATCGTCGGGATCGTGGCCGGACTGGGTGCAATACTTCAGGGAGGCAGTATCTCCGAGACAATCGGCAAAGATCTCGTCACCGGGGTAACGATTACACCGCTCGCGGCGGCGGCAGCGCTTCTGACGGCGGCGACGCTCATCACGATCGGAAACTCCTACGGCTATCCCATTCCGTCCGCGTTCACCGTCACCGGGGCCATGATCGGGGCCGGTATTGCTCTTGGCGGAGGATTCGCTATCCACGAATACGTCGTCATCCTCGGGTTCTGGTTCGCGATACCCGTCGTTGAGGGAGTTCTCGCATATGGGCTCGCGCGTGGCCTTCGAAGTGACGCTGTCCCCGAAACTGTGGGAATCCCGCTTCTCGGTGGTGCAGTCGGATATGCGTTGGCGAATATCCAGCTGACAATCATCCCGACCGCGAGCGGCACACAGGGATCGGTAGCCCGCTACCTCGCGACCACGTACCAGTTCCTCCCGACAAGCGTCGGCGGATCCTACACGTTCGGGATGGTCGCCGTGAGTGTTGCGTTTGGCCTGCTCGGGCTCGCCGGGACACGTCTACTGTTGCAGCGCGACGAGACGGCCGGCATCAATCAGTTCCTCGTTGTGCTGGGACTCGTCGTCGTGTTCACGAGTGGTGGCACGCAAGTCGGGCTGGCGACCGGCCCCCTGGAGACGATCTTCGAGACGGACCTCCAGCTGCCCTCGATCTACTTGCTGGCACTCGGCGGAGGCGGAATACTCCTCGGTGCCTGGATACGGGGGCCACGACTCGTCCAGGCCGTCTCAAACGAATATGCATCACTTGGACCGCGACGATCGATTGCAGCCCTGATTCCCGCGTTTCTGATCGCGCAACTCGCGATTGTGCTGGGAATTCCTATCTCATTCAACAAGGTGATGATCGCGAGTATCGTGGGGAGCGGCCTCGCTGCCAGTTCTTCGGGGACAAGTGGCGTCTCACCCCGCAAAGTCGGCATTACGATCGGATCGTGGGTTGGCTCGATGGTAGGAGCGGGCCTCGTCAGCTATGGACTGTATCACCTCTTGAACACGGTGCCCGGCGTCGGATAG
- a CDS encoding winged helix-turn-helix transcriptional regulator: protein MTHQRDRIHDYLATHPGKHFNALTRALDLAPGQVQYHLKKLQRQDQIVEEHLYGRTHYYTPEYDEGERGAIAVVRRETARDILFYLLEHGSSTPGSVVDALDIARSTLEWHLDHLVEQDLVVKQRDKNNHVTLVVPKPTETVRLLKEVTPSLSDRMLDRFTRLVDSLIEG, encoded by the coding sequence GTGACACACCAACGGGATCGGATTCACGACTATCTTGCTACTCACCCGGGCAAGCACTTCAACGCGCTTACGCGGGCGCTCGATCTCGCGCCCGGCCAGGTGCAGTACCACCTCAAAAAACTCCAGCGTCAGGACCAAATCGTCGAGGAACATCTCTACGGTCGGACCCACTACTACACGCCCGAGTATGACGAGGGGGAACGGGGAGCGATCGCCGTCGTTCGTCGTGAAACGGCTCGGGATATCCTGTTTTACTTGCTTGAGCATGGCTCCTCCACTCCGGGTTCCGTCGTAGACGCCCTCGACATCGCTCGAAGTACCCTCGAGTGGCATCTCGACCATCTCGTCGAGCAGGACCTCGTCGTGAAACAGCGGGACAAGAACAATCACGTGACGTTGGTCGTGCCGAAGCCGACTGAGACAGTTCGACTCCTCAAGGAAGTCACCCCGTCGCTTTCCGACCGGATGCTTGACCGGTTCACGCGCCTCGTGGATTCCCTCATCGAAGGGTGA
- a CDS encoding COX15/CtaA family protein, with translation MTEHSPTDTLVEQIEQRRRRIPFRYRHLAGFTLVCTYILMLLGAYTSAIGAGLSCPDWPTCYGTVVPFLHPEIVASAPYTAVQIFAEWAHRGLAMVTGLLILGTTLAAWRSHREHRLVVWSATLALGFLPVQVVLGGLTVTQSLRPAIVTSHLGVAILILLSLQTTTLAAWYDAREHQSPPQ, from the coding sequence ATGACAGAGCATTCACCAACGGACACGCTCGTTGAACAGATTGAACAACGTCGCCGGCGGATTCCCTTCAGGTATCGGCATCTCGCAGGGTTCACCCTCGTCTGTACGTATATACTGATGTTGCTCGGTGCCTACACGAGTGCGATCGGCGCTGGATTATCCTGTCCGGACTGGCCGACGTGCTACGGGACGGTGGTGCCCTTTCTCCACCCGGAAATTGTCGCGAGTGCGCCCTACACAGCGGTACAGATCTTTGCCGAGTGGGCCCATCGGGGGCTAGCGATGGTGACTGGCTTGTTGATTCTCGGTACCACCCTCGCCGCATGGCGGTCCCACCGTGAGCATCGCCTCGTCGTCTGGTCGGCGACACTGGCGCTGGGTTTCCTTCCGGTACAAGTTGTCCTCGGCGGCCTCACGGTGACGCAGTCGTTGCGACCGGCCATCGTCACGAGCCACCTCGGTGTCGCAATCTTGATCCTGCTGAGTCTCCAGACAACCACGCTGGCAGCGTGGTACGACGCTCGAGAACACCAAAGCCCCCCTCAATAA